From Thermodesulfobacteriota bacterium, one genomic window encodes:
- the rplQ gene encoding 50S ribosomal protein L17, whose protein sequence is MRHRKDGRRLSRTTEHREAMLRNMVTSLFEHERIVTTVPKAKEARRLADHMVTLAKRGDLHARRQALAFLRSATVVAKLFDQLKDGFADRQGGYTRIIQTGTRRGDGAAMSILELVTLREA, encoded by the coding sequence ATGAGACACCGCAAGGATGGCAGAAGACTGAGCAGGACCACCGAGCACCGCGAGGCGATGCTCCGCAACATGGTGACCTCCCTCTTCGAGCATGAGCGGATCGTGACCACGGTGCCCAAGGCCAAGGAGGCCCGCCGCCTGGCCGACCACATGGTGACCCTGGCCAAACGCGGCGATCTTCATGCCCGCCGGCAGGCCCTGGCCTTTCTCCGTAGCGCGACGGTGGTGGCCAAGCTTTTCGATCAGCTCAAGGACGGCTTTGCCGATCGGCAGGGCGGCTACACCCGTATTATCCAGACCGGCACCCGACGGGGCGACGGGGCAGCCATGTCCATTCTGGAGCTGGTGACCCTCCGGGAGGCCTGA